Proteins from a genomic interval of Pantoea deleyi:
- a CDS encoding MFS transporter: MTSVEAVDVRQLINQQGLSRWQKRLIALCFIVVALDGMDIAIMGFIAPTLKAAWGVTNHQLGLVISAALIGLALGAMVAGPLADRYGRRLMILFSVLFFGLWTLATALSQNIEQMMLFRFLTGLGLGAAMPNVGTLVAEYAPERRRAFIITVVFCGFTFGAASGGFAASWLLPRYDWHSVLLLGGILPLLVLPLLIRGLPESVRFLISRGAPAARIHAILDRMMPGKTPPDCAFHAPEATLPDSGAVGTVLSRRYLFGSTMLWGGYFMGLFLVYLIGSWLPSLVNTLGMSVTEAAIITAMYQAGGTLGSLFAGWLMDRFNANLALAAIYGCGGLFIVALGYSPAEVGMMSAIAFCSGFCFNGANTGMNALSASYYPTHARATGSSWMHGVGRVGAILSAFVGAEMLSLGWSFSVIFLLLAIPAVITSLMLLLKNRFGFKPITDS; this comes from the coding sequence TTGCGCCCACGCTGAAAGCGGCGTGGGGCGTCACCAACCATCAGCTCGGGCTGGTGATTAGCGCGGCGCTGATCGGGCTGGCGCTGGGGGCAATGGTGGCAGGGCCGCTGGCCGACCGCTACGGCCGTCGCCTGATGATCCTGTTCAGCGTCCTGTTTTTTGGCCTCTGGACGCTGGCTACCGCGCTGTCGCAGAACATCGAGCAGATGATGCTGTTCCGGTTTCTGACCGGGCTGGGGCTGGGTGCCGCGATGCCCAACGTCGGCACGCTGGTGGCAGAGTATGCGCCTGAACGCCGCCGCGCCTTTATCATCACGGTGGTGTTCTGCGGATTCACCTTCGGGGCCGCCAGCGGGGGCTTTGCCGCCTCCTGGCTCCTGCCGCGCTACGACTGGCACTCGGTACTGCTGCTCGGCGGCATCCTGCCGCTGCTGGTGCTGCCGCTGCTGATCCGGGGCCTGCCGGAGTCGGTGCGCTTTCTCATCAGCCGTGGCGCGCCTGCCGCCCGCATTCACGCTATTCTCGACCGGATGATGCCCGGCAAAACCCCGCCTGACTGCGCGTTCCACGCTCCGGAAGCGACCTTGCCGGACAGCGGTGCGGTCGGTACCGTGCTGTCGCGCCGCTATCTGTTCGGCAGCACCATGCTGTGGGGCGGCTACTTTATGGGCCTGTTCCTGGTTTATCTGATCGGCAGCTGGCTGCCCTCGCTGGTCAACACCCTGGGGATGTCGGTCACCGAGGCCGCGATTATCACCGCGATGTATCAGGCTGGCGGAACCTTAGGGTCGCTGTTTGCGGGCTGGCTGATGGACCGGTTCAACGCCAACCTGGCGCTGGCCGCCATCTATGGCTGCGGCGGGCTGTTTATCGTGGCGCTCGGCTACTCCCCGGCGGAAGTCGGCATGATGAGCGCCATCGCCTTTTGCAGCGGGTTCTGCTTTAACGGGGCCAATACCGGCATGAATGCCTTATCTGCCAGCTACTATCCGACCCATGCCCGCGCCACCGGCTCCAGCTGGATGCATGGCGTGGGGCGCGTCGGCGCGATCCTCAGCGCTTTTGTGGGCGCCGAAATGCTTTCTCTGGGCTGGTCGTTCAGCGTGATTTTCCTGCTGCTGGCGATACCGGCTGTGATCACCAGCCTGATGCTGCTGTTAAAAAATCGCTTCGGCTTTAAGCCGATCACAGATTCGTGA